The DNA sequence AATGTGGGAAAAGGGTATGTTGGACAACATGCATTCTGGCTACACAGCACTGTCGCCAGCAGAAATTGATGACTTTGGAGTAGATCCAGAGGGTTTATTGCCTGTTGATGAGGAAGATTATCAGGTCAATGTTTCTCCACCATCAATAGAGGTTTCTGACAATCACTTAACCCAAATGCCGTGTCCATTACAGAGTGATGAGAATAGTGGTGTCAACATCTTTAAACAGTGCGTGGAGCTACTTAATTCCTTTTTAAGTTAAACTTTTGGTAAACCTTGAGATAAGTAGACAATGACAGACTGGAAAGAAGAGTACAAAAGAAGTTAAGCATGCAATGTATTAATGATGTAGTATTTCCCATTATCCAATCTACCTTTGATAACTTTGTTTTGCTGGTGTTGTATACTTTAGTTGATAGATACAGTGTAACAAAAAGCAAGATTTTCTTGGGTTCTTTTTGTCGATATTCAAGCTCTAGACTCCTATGTTGAAAAGCACTTTGtgtctttatttttatccCTAATAGAGTGCAATATAGTTCTACTAGTATTAGTTTCAGAACTTTGATGGTGGATTAGAGCACAGATATTAAATTTGAGTTTTGAATTCCCCCCACtaattattttggtttgaGAAGTGGTGTAAAACACAGTAGATCCTCCTCCCGCCTccccacacacacacacataaaaaaaaaagaaccctTGAGGTTTGTCAGAAACAACATTGTTTGATGTCTTTGTCAGGTACCATATCAGTGGTATCACCATCttggaaataaattttcactTCCCTTCTCCCTTGATTCCTACCTCCTGTAGAGTAACTCTGGGGTTCCTGAACCCACCACATTCACAAGACACAAATTTTTCCTAAACTTTATTTCGccttttgaaacaaatcatGACAAACCATGAGAATGTCAGACTTCAAAGtgtcatttcaaaaatatgcatttttaacaaaactgGAACATGCTTACTTCTAATCTGTTAACAGGAACTATGTGTGATACTAGGAAACATCCATGACCTGATAGAATGTCCAgaatgtgtgtgtgtgtggagTCAGTAACATCTTATCTGCAAATGTTCTATTGAGTGTCCTTAACCTTTTAAACCCTAACATCAAAAACTTATTCTCCATACATTCCTTATCCTTTGTGTAAGGagaatttgtttcaaaatcaacagtaataattttttaaatacaaaacagTTGTTTGAAAGTCAAACATCACTTCAGTCATCATTTTTCAACATTCTTGTTACTTCTATATTTGTTTAGCAAAGATGTGAAAAGGAGATGTTGGAAACTAACCACTATTTTGGTTGAAAGGGATAAACATTTTTAACTTTGCATTAtgctgtttcaaaataaaacacaacaGAAATGTAACATTCCTTGAACCCAACAATGATTGAATAAGAACAGCAAGTGATACCGAATCTTATTGTGAAAGTGAAAAAGGCTTTCTTTGGCAGACttcaattgcaggggtgcctggagaaaaggcttaagtgacttctgataaattaccagattctccttccaaatttccttgtgttcagttgtgaatgactaggagaatataacattgcatcaaaagtcacttaaggccttattccacacactccttcaattattaaattttgccaAAGAAAGGCTGTGAGAATGCTAAATCATATATTTCAAACAATCTCTTCTGAGGAGGTAGCTGAATTATATGGGTTGCTCTTGGAAGGCTTAAGATATTAGCACAGGCGTGGGCAGTAGGTGTAAAACCTGCACGAGTTGTTGAAACTCCCTCTTGGACAGTGGAATCTTGGACATTTGTTGTGAAAGGAAGGACAAATTGTATTGATGGATCCATACCAAATCCGAGAATTGGCTCTTCTGAAGCACCTGTAGCAAACTCCAAAATGTGGCATAACTCAAGCTGCCTCTCTCCAGACGACCGTCTGCCACTTGCAACCTCTCTTGCATATCTTACAAACAACTGATAAACTTCTTTCTCGTACCTGAGTGTGTTGCTTCCTTCTTCAGAAAAGTTTGGTTTCAGTATTAGCAAAAGGTTTGGGACATTGACTTTGTGTTGAGAATCTGGtctcaacaaataaacaagcaTGGGAAGCTGCTGAAGGGCTGATAATATGCCTACCATCTCCAGTCCAGCTTGCATTTCACCAATACAAGCATTAGCACTTTTATTAGGGGACAGGAGCTCCTGTAAAATGCTATCATCAATGAATGCTGGCATTTGGCCATTCTGCAACATCGCTACTCCAACCATTACACcaacataataataatcttttgACAGATACTGTCTCAATCCATTATCAAAGTACTTCTCCTTCATCTGACTGTTCATAAGTCTAATCCACTCCTTGCGTGGACCTCCCTGGTCAACTGATTCTTCTCCCATAAAatcaactttaaatgttaatcTGTAGTTGTCAATAAACTCCAGTTCACTGAAGGTCGTTCCAAGAACTCTGTCCCTATCCACAGTGATGAAGTTTGTTGCCCCTTCACATGCTTCTTCGCAGGAGGTCAGTTCAAGTGCTCTTCCTGTGACAATCTTTTCTTGCAGAAACCTTATTAGCTCTATGGGATCGTGAAGGTTTTGGCTTTTAGCTGTGTCAATCACTGAGTTGATGTCAAATGGGCATTGAATTAAATGTTCTTCATGATTAGAAGCTGATGTGACCACTGGGATGACACTTGCTTCTGTTGTGTCAGTATCACCTACATCAGTTAGGTCCACTGTTATGCTTGCTTTGACTGTGCTGGTAGTTGATGTTGATGTTGCGCTAGCACTGGTGTTTATTACTCCAGTTGTACTTTGGTTTTCTGGATAGTCAAAAACTGAGTATGAAAGCATATCATCAGCTCCTTCATCAGGTAATTCAGCAAGTAGCCTTATGTAAATACATCCTGTCGGGGCAATTGACTTTACTAAAAGTTTGGAGTCTATCCTACGGCCACTGGGGATGTTTGGGAGAACTAGTGTCCCAGAACAGTTTTTCACGATTTCAAAGCTGAATCCTTCCATCTCCGTACCTTTCAGCAACGCTGCCAATTCTTTCTCCAGTTGTGTAGCACTCCAGCCTCTACAGACTTCAAATCCTGAGATAACTCGCTTGGATTTTTCAAGTTCGGCCTTTTCTGTTTTGGATGGAACTCGATCATGACCATActcaataacaacaacatctTTTATCACAGTCGGTGATCCAGTTGGCCGTCCAGGAACACGCCGAGAATACGGTGCAATTCGAGCAGAAGGTGCAGATGTTGAACGGCTGTACCCAGGCACGCCACGGGTTGTGTTTCTACCTCTGGAATCTACAGTTGGAAATTTGCTCATAAATTCTTGCAgaggaaaaattaattcatggtcagaaaaaaataactaagcATTGAAACAACATATAATTAATTATAGgatacataaaattaattcgCACACGTATAAAAAATTCTAGTAGTAGATATAATTACTTATGAAAtactataaaaataattgtaaacacgtttttattatttttgtaatggGAAAAATATATGAGGATAATTTTGACCAGAACGGGCCCTTAGTCCTCCCCATAGCGGCACTTCCGACCGTCATGTTcgttcctttctttctctaCAACTTCCATCCTTACAGGTCGTCgcaatcatttgaaaagctcACTTCCATCAGTCGCATCATGCAACACTTGGACTTCAACGGTGGGAAGGCTAATT is a window from the Acropora palmata chromosome 1, jaAcrPala1.3, whole genome shotgun sequence genome containing:
- the LOC141889016 gene encoding uncharacterized protein LOC141889016, whose product is MSKFPTVDSRGRNTTRGVPGYSRSTSAPSARIAPYSRRVPGRPTGSPTVIKDVVVIEYGHDRVPSKTEKAELEKSKRVISGFEVCRGWSATQLEKELAALLKGTEMEGFSFEIVKNCSGTLVLPNIPSGRRIDSKLLVKSIAPTGCIYIRLLAELPDEGADDMLSYSVFDYPENQSTTGVINTSASATSTSTTSTVKASITVDLTDVGDTDTTEASVIPVVTSASNHEEHLIQCPFDINSVIDTAKSQNLHDPIELIRFLQEKIVTGRALELTSCEEACEGATNFITVDRDRVLGTTFSELEFIDNYRLTFKVDFMGEESVDQGGPRKEWIRLMNSQMKEKYFDNGLRQYLSKDYYYVGVMVGVAMLQNGQMPAFIDDSILQELLSPNKSANACIGEMQAGLEMVGILSALQQLPMLVYLLRPDSQHKVNVPNLLLILKPNFSEEGSNTLRYEKEVYQLFVRYAREVASGRRSSGERQLELCHILEFATGASEEPILGFGMDPSIQFVLPFTTNVQDSTVQEGVSTTRAGFTPTAHACANILSLPRATHIIQLPPQKRLFEIYDLAFSQPFFGKI